The following coding sequences lie in one Pseudomonas syringae CC1557 genomic window:
- a CDS encoding PDR/VanB family oxidoreductase, with protein MIDVTVSSRNDEALDICSYELVQSNGEPLPPFTAGAHIDVHLPDGLIRQYSLCNPPHERHRYLIGVLNDPASRGGSRSLHQMIHSGAQLRISEPRNLFPLTQGARRSVLFAGGIGITPILCMAEQLAQDHADFELHYCVRSAERGAFIQRLQQSAFADRITLHLDEQPETALNAPQVLANPEPDTHLYVCGPSGFMQHILDTARTAGWPEDHLHREYFAAEPIDTSTDGSFSIEIASTGQVIAIPANKTVAQVLESQGIDIPLSCEQGVCGTCLTRVLKGVPDHRDLFLSEEEQALNDQFTPCCSRSKTPLLVLDI; from the coding sequence ATGATTGACGTGACTGTGTCATCACGCAACGACGAAGCGCTGGATATCTGCAGCTACGAGCTGGTGCAGTCCAATGGCGAGCCGCTACCGCCCTTCACTGCCGGCGCCCATATCGACGTGCACCTGCCTGACGGGCTGATCCGGCAATACTCACTGTGTAACCCTCCCCACGAGCGTCACCGCTATCTGATCGGCGTCCTCAACGACCCGGCTTCCCGTGGAGGGTCCAGGAGCCTGCACCAGATGATCCACTCGGGTGCGCAGTTACGCATCAGCGAACCGCGCAACCTGTTTCCGCTCACTCAGGGCGCGCGTCGCAGCGTGTTGTTTGCAGGCGGTATCGGCATCACGCCCATCCTGTGCATGGCTGAACAGCTCGCACAGGATCACGCCGATTTCGAGCTGCACTATTGCGTCCGTTCTGCCGAACGAGGTGCGTTCATTCAACGTCTGCAGCAATCAGCTTTCGCCGACCGGATAACGCTGCATCTGGATGAGCAACCGGAGACCGCGCTGAATGCCCCGCAAGTGCTCGCCAATCCTGAACCCGACACCCATCTGTATGTTTGCGGGCCGAGCGGCTTCATGCAGCACATCCTCGACACCGCGCGCACCGCAGGCTGGCCTGAAGACCATCTGCATCGCGAATATTTTGCCGCAGAGCCGATCGACACCAGCACTGACGGCAGCTTTTCAATCGAAATAGCCAGTACCGGCCAGGTAATCGCCATCCCGGCCAACAAGACTGTTGCTCAGGTGCTGGAAAGCCAGGGTATCGATATCCCTCTTTCGTGCGAGCAAGGCGTGTGCGGGACGTGTCTGACACGCGTCTTGAAAGGCGTTCCTGATCACCGCGACCTGTTTCTGAGTGAAGAAGAACAGGCGCTCAACGACCAGTTCACGCCCTGCTGCTCACGCTCGAAGACCCCGTTGTTGGTGCTCGACATCTGA
- a CDS encoding aromatic ring-hydroxylating dioxygenase subunit alpha — translation MHPKNAWYVACTADEITDKPLGRQICNEKMVFYRDQNRQIAAVEDFCPHRGAPLSLGYVENGQLVCGYHGLTMGGDGKTVSMPGQRVRGFPCNKTFAAVERYGFIWVWPGDREKADPALIHHLEWAVSDDWAYGGGLFHIQCDYRLMIDNLMDLTHETYVHASSIGQKEIDEAPPVTTVEGEEVVTARHMENIMPPPFWKMALRGNNLADDVPVDRWQICRFTPPSHVMIEVGVAHAGKGGYHAPKEFKASSIVVDFITPETDTSIWYFWGMARNFNPADEALTTTILKGQHKIFSEDLEMLERQQQNLLQHPHRNLLKLNIDAGGVQSRKILQRLIDAEQDATGEQIPVMATK, via the coding sequence ATGCACCCCAAAAACGCCTGGTACGTCGCCTGTACAGCGGATGAAATCACCGACAAGCCACTGGGACGCCAGATCTGCAACGAAAAAATGGTGTTTTATCGCGACCAGAATCGGCAGATCGCCGCCGTCGAGGATTTCTGTCCACACCGCGGTGCTCCGCTTTCGCTGGGTTACGTGGAGAACGGGCAACTGGTGTGTGGCTACCACGGTCTGACAATGGGCGGTGACGGCAAGACGGTTTCAATGCCTGGCCAGCGGGTACGCGGTTTTCCCTGCAACAAGACGTTCGCCGCTGTAGAGCGCTACGGGTTTATCTGGGTATGGCCAGGCGACCGGGAAAAGGCAGATCCCGCGCTTATTCACCATCTGGAATGGGCGGTCAGCGACGACTGGGCGTATGGCGGCGGGTTGTTTCATATTCAGTGCGACTACCGTCTGATGATCGACAACCTGATGGACCTCACCCACGAAACCTATGTGCATGCATCAAGCATTGGCCAGAAGGAAATCGACGAAGCGCCGCCCGTTACCACGGTTGAAGGCGAAGAAGTGGTGACTGCACGGCACATGGAAAACATCATGCCGCCGCCGTTCTGGAAGATGGCACTGCGTGGCAACAACCTGGCCGATGACGTGCCGGTTGATCGCTGGCAGATCTGCCGCTTCACTCCGCCCAGCCACGTCATGATCGAAGTGGGCGTTGCGCATGCAGGCAAAGGTGGTTATCACGCCCCGAAAGAGTTCAAGGCATCGAGCATCGTTGTTGATTTCATCACCCCGGAAACCGACACCTCTATCTGGTACTTCTGGGGCATGGCACGCAACTTCAATCCGGCCGACGAAGCACTGACCACGACCATTCTCAAAGGCCAGCACAAGATTTTCAGCGAAGACCTGGAGATGCTCGAACGCCAGCAACAGAATCTGCTCCAGCACCCTCATCGCAACCTTCTCAAGCTCAACATAGACGCGGGTGGCGTGCAGTCGCGCAAGATTTTACAACGATTGATCGATGCCGAGCAGGATGCCACAGGCGAGCAGATTCCCGTGATGGCGACTAAATGA